A single window of Oncorhynchus keta strain PuntledgeMale-10-30-2019 chromosome 34, Oket_V2, whole genome shotgun sequence DNA harbors:
- the LOC118372606 gene encoding frizzled-1-like, whose product MSVAVRNAFAMDYNRVLCIFFQFFLLISLGSIRVNGQYGDRGMSIPEHGFCQPISIPLCTDIAYNETIMPNLLGHTNQEEAGLEVHQFYPLVKVQCSPDLKFFLCSMYAPVCTVLEQALPPCRSLCERARQGCEALMNKFGFQWPERLVCESFPVHGAGELCVGQNISGQSTPVNPTPDVTEPPYDTGIVKGQFKCPASLKVPTYLNYRFLGEDDCGAPCEPKKSNGMMYFSEEELKFARIWIVIWSVLCCASTLFTVLTYLVDMKRFSYPERPIIFLSGCYTMVSIAYIAGFLLEDKVVCNDRFDNDIRTVVQGTKKEGCTILFMMLYFFSMASSIWWVILALTWFLAAGMKWGHEAIEANSQYFHLAAWAVPAIKTITILAVGQVDGDVLSGVCFVGINSVDALRGFVLAPLFVYLFIGTSFLLAGFVSLFRIRTIMKHDGTKTEKLEKLMVRIGIFSVLYTVPATIVIACYFYEQAFREQWERTWISQTCKTYAVPCPAHPHPNMSPDFTVFMIKYLMTLIVGITSGFWIWSGKTLNSWKRFYTRLANNRQGETTV is encoded by the coding sequence ATGTCTGTGGCCGTGCGTAATGCTTTCGCAATGGATTATAACAGAGTACTGTGTAtattttttcagttttttttattgaTCAGTTTAGGATCAATACGGGTAAATGGACAGTATGGCGACCGGGGAATGTCTATTCCGGAGCACGGCTTTTGCCAACCGATTTCTATTCCACTTTGTACGGACATCGCATACAACGAGACCATCATGCCAAATTTACTAGGACACACAAACCAGGAGGAAGCAGGGCTCGAGGTACACCAGTTTTACCCGCTTGTGAAAGTTCAGTGTTCTCCTGATTTAAAGTTTTTCCTCTGCTCCATGTATGCGCCTGTGTGCACGGTGCTTGAGCAGGCGCTTCCCCCGTGCAGGTCACTGTGCGAGAGGGCGAGACAGGGCTGCGAGGCGCTCATGAACAAATTCGGTTTTCAGTGGCCGGAAAGGCTCGTGTGCGAGTCTTTCCCGGTTCACGGAGCGGGCGAGCTGTGCGTCGGGCAGAATATTTCGGGTCAAAGCACACCGGTCAATCCCACCCCCGATGTAACGGAGCCTCCGTATGATACTGGGATTGTAAAAGGACAGTTCAAGTGCCCGGCTTCGCTGAAAGTACCCACTTATTTGAATTACCGTTTTCTCGGTGAGGATGACTGTGGCGCACCGTGCGAGCCAAAGAAATCTAACGGAATGATGTACTTCAGCGAGGAAGAGTTAAAATTCGCCAGGATATGGATAGTAATCTGGTCCGTGTTATGTTGTGCATCCACGTTATTTACCGTTCTAACCTATCTGGTGGACATGAAGCGCTTCAGCTACCCAGAGCGTCCTATTATCTTCCTATCAGGTTGCTACACCATGGTATCCATTGCCTACATAGCTGGATTTCTCCTTGAGGACAAGGTGGTTTGCAATGACAGGTTTGACAACGACATTAGGACTGTGGTGCAGGGTACTAAAAAGGAGGGTTGTACCATCCTCTTCATGATGTTGTATTTTTTCAGCATGGCCAGCTCCATCTGGTGGGTCATCCTGGCCCTCACCTGGTTCCTGGCAGCAGGGATGAAGTGGGGTCACGAAGCCATCGAGGCTAACTCGCAGTACTTCCACCTGGCGGCGTGGGCTGTGCCCGCCATTAAAACCATCACTATCCTGGCGGTGGGACAGGTGGACGGGGATGTCCTGAGCGGCGTGTGCTTCGTGGGCATCAACAGCGTGGACGCTCTCAGAGGCTTCGTCCTGGCGCCGCTCTTTGTCTACCTCTTCATCGGCACCTCGTTCCTCCTGGCCGGCTTCGTGTCTCTGTTCCGGATCAGAACCATCATGAAGCACGACGGCACCAAGACGGAGAAGCTGGAGAAGCTGATGGTGAGGATAGGGATCTTCAGCGTGCTCTACACCGTCCCCGCCACCATCGTCATCGCCTGCTACTTCTACGAGCAGGCCTTCCGGGAGCAGTGGGAGAGGACGTGGATCAGCCAGACGTGTAAGACGTACGCCGTGCCCTGTCCGGCCCACCCACACCCCAACATGAGCCCCGACTTCACCGTCTTCATGATCAAGTACCTCATGACTCTGATCGTGGGGATAACGTCCGGGTTCTGGATCTGGTCTGGGAAGACCCTCAACTCCTGGAAGAGGTTTTATACGAGACTGGCtaacaacagacagggagagaccacAGTGTGA